The nucleotide sequence GCCCGCGGACATCCTCTTCACGGGGCAGACTGCGCACACGCTGCTTCCTGGCCAGCTTGTGCAGTGCTTTCGCCGGGCCGTACTTCACTTCTCGTCTGTAACTGTTGGTCATGACCTCTATGTGTGCGGAGGGATACCTGCCGCTTCCCGGACACAGGAAGGCCCCCGCCCAATCAGGACGGGGGCCGTTGCGCTGCCCGGTTCAGGCGGCGGCGTGCAACTCTTCGAAATCAGCACGGCGGGCAACCTCGACATCAGCTGCCCGGTCGGCGCGGTCCCGGCCGGCGGCAAGGTACGCGTTCACGGGAAGGATGATGCCCAGTGCGGAGAACCAGGCGAGGACGATGATGATGGCGGTCATGGGGACCCCTTTCGTTGTCACCTGACCTGTGTGCGGCTGCCGGCCCCGGCGTCGCGGTTTTCCGGAATTATTTTTCCGAAGCGCTGCGCCGGGCTTCCCGCTCCCGGCGGTCCTCGATCCATGTCCTGCCGTTGATCGTGATGTTGTTGACCTCGCGCAGTGCGATGGCTTCAGCCTCCTGGATCGTGAAGCGGTGCGCGATGAGGTACTCCTCGTCCCGCTCCGGGGAGCCCGGTTCGTAACCCCAACCCTCCGGTCCCCAGCAATAGCCCAACCACAGTACGGCCCAGGATCCGGGACCGCGCCACGCAACACGGATTGAGAAGAGGGTCAGGTCGGTTTCCCCGGGCACGGCGCTGTCGGGAAGGTACGTGAATTCGGTGGCACGGCGGACGGATACGGCATCGTCGTGGACGAAGGCCTCGACAGGGTTTGCGGTCATGGTTCCCATGTGTGCGGACACCCTGTTTGCTCTCGCGATGCCGTCGCCCACAGGTGGATTTTCCCGCCGGCCGGGTGGTGAGAGACGCATGCCTTGCCGCACACATGAGGGATAGAGGATGCAGACCATGGACGGAGCACCCTGACGAACCGGCCCCCCACCGGCATGAAACACACCGAAGCTCCAAAGGAACACATGCTCCCTGTAATTCCCGCAGCCCAGCTCAAGAACCTGGACTCCGGCGCACTTGCCCTTTCCATCATCGGAACCACGAAGGCAATCAGCCCTTCCGGCGCCGACAGGATTGTCGATGCCCTCGGCGTGGCGACCTACCTGCACCGCAACCAGACCCGCGCCAACCGCGGAGGAATGCCGCGCGCCCCGTACAGCGAACACCCGCTGCGCAACGCGCTGCGTGCCCTGCGCATGGGCGTCACCGATCTGGACATCATCGCGGCGATCATCCTGCACGACACCATCGAGGACTGCGCCGTCTCCATCCTCACCGACTACCTGGGCATGGACACCTCCGTCCTGGACGAGTCCCAGATCCGCGACCGTGCCTACGACTGGATGAAGGCCACCTTCGGCACCAACACCACCCGCATGGTCGAGGCCGTCAGCAACCCGCTGAACAGCGGCCCCCGGCAGCCTCGTGCGGTATCGAACCTGCGGTATGTCAGCCACGTCCATGACGCCATCCACGGCGACGCCGACGTGTTCATCGTGAAGTTCGTGGACTTCGTGGACAACGCGGTCGGCCTGCACCACAACGTGGCCGGTATCGGCGCCGGAGTCAACGACGCCATGGCCGAGCGCCTGGCTGCGAAATACTTCCCGCTCATCCACATCTTCGAAGCCGAACTGGCCGCCAGCTACGGGGAAATCATGACCCGCGTGAGCGCTGAAGGCCTGGAAGCAATGGTGGCCCACCTTGCCGCCGCGAAGGAAACACTGCCGGGCCTGATGGACCTGGCCGCATAACACCGCATCGACATCTGCCGGGCTCCGGCCGACGACCCGCAAGTAACAGAGTCACAGACTCACAGAGTTACAGAGCGGCGAACCGGACCGGGCCCGGCAGGTGGTCTTATGCACCCTCCCCCACCCCGTGTCCGAGGACACGCCCGGGTATCTGCGCTTCTCCTGCCGCGGCCGCACACAGGTCGTTGCCAGCGCATCTGCCTTCGTCGAAATGAGAACCACCATGAAAGTAATCGCCCTGCCCGTTACCGAGGAGCGCGTCCGCGAAGTCCGGACAGCACTGGAACTTGCCGACAACGCACTGAATGAATTGCTTCACCGCGCCGTCGTCGAATCGCGTGCCTCCCGCACCCGTCTGACAGCTTCACCCGCCGGCCGGCTCCATGCCCGCGCGGCGGCTGCCTATCTCGAAGCCGTCGCCATCGTCCTGGACAAGCCGGGCGTGGACCTCGAGCTGGCCGCCATGCTGGACGCCGGAGAGTTCGGAATCCGCAGGCTCGCCGCAGTCGCGCGCGACTGGTGCCCCGAAGATCCGGACGAACCCAAGGCAGCCTGACCATCACCACCCCAGCTCCCCGGCCACCGGCCGGGGAGCTTTTTCTTTCCCCGGTGAGCGCGCCCTCCGCCTCCGCACACATAGTGACCGTCACCCACGAAACGGATCAGCATGCCCTTCCCCTCCATCCTCATCGCGAACAACATCCTGCAGCTCGCCTTCCGCGACGACAGGCACGTCTGCCCGCCGAAGCTGAACCGCATCCTCTGGTTCACGGCCTGCGAGTATGCCAAGACCGGCCGCGGCCCACTGCTGCCCGAACAGTTCGAGCCATGGTCCCGGGGACCGGTTGCCAGGAGCGTGCACGGGAAGTTCGGAGTCTTCGGCGCCGCACCGATCAACGTGTACGGGAAGGATGCCGCGGGCAAGGCGCACGTCGTTGATCTCTCCCGGAACAGTGAGCTCTCGGCTGTGATCTCCGAGGTGTGGGAGAAGACCTCCGTCTACACCCCGAATGTCCTCTCCGATGTCGCGACGTGGCCCGGCTCGGCATGGTGGAACGCCACAGCCAACAAGGACCGGTACATCACCGCCGACGCGCTGGCCGCCGACACGTCCTACGTGAAGATGCTCGACCTGCCGGCATCCCGGTGAGCAGCGACCCCGGGCCTGCACGCCACCCGGCCGCAGCCCGGCTCAGCCATGCCCTGGTCACACCCGCCGGCACCGCGCTCCGTGAAGCAGCTGGTGCCGTGGCAGGAATCGGCGGCGGAGCCTTCATCATCAGCGTCATGCACGATCCGGCCATACAGATCATCACCGTCCTGCCGATCATGCTGGGCGCCTCGTCGCTCGTCGAATGCTCCCGCACCGTGCACTCAATCCGGCGCGCCCGCCGATCCGCCGCGACCGAAGCTGAAGGCGCCCGTGAAGCCGACGTCGTCCTCCTTCCGTGCGCCGACAGTGCATCCGATACCGAAGCCGACACCGGCACCCGCACCGCCGCCTGAACCGGATCCGCCCCGTGTGCCCCGAGCGCGCGCACCGGAGCTCCGTCTCCGCGGCCGGTAGGCCCGGGCCCGGCTGCCGGAGTGAAGCCGTCCTGCTGCGCGGCGGCCCGAAGGGACGTCGTGTGGATCTGCCGGGGCCGGCGGTAGCCGCGAAACGGTGAGCCGGGCTGGTTGGAGGGCATATAAAGAAGGTCGGGCCTGGCGGCCCTCCCCCTCCGCTAACCTTTTCGGATACCAGCTCGGGTTTCGTTTTGGTGCCTGGCGTTTTGAAAGCCTTTCCGATTCGCTGCCTTCGCTTGCGCTCGGCCGTCCGCGCTGCGCGCGTACGTGCGGCTTCGCCGCGCGTAGCGTCGGCGTGCAGCTGCCCGGTACGGGCGCTGCATCGCTGCGCTCTGCAGCTGCACGGGGACCGGTTCGGGACACGTTGCGGGCTGCAGGTCGGGGACCTGGCGCGGAGCGCCGGTCCGCGGCTCGTCCGCGACCCGTCTTGGTTTCCGTCGCTGCGCTCCGTTCATCCAAGCCTTCGGCCGCTGCGCGGGCAGATGGCGTGGCCTCATCCTGGGCAGGATGGGTCTGGATGGTTTTTGGGCGGAAAAGCGAAAGGGGCTGCGCCCCGGTTGCGGGGGTCAAGACGTTTGCTTTCTGCTGAACGTTTTGGTGGCCGCTGCGCGGGGCGGTGTGTGCCCGGAGTGTTTGCGTCTTGGTGGCGGACGGGTGGGCGGTTGTAGGGGCTTCGCCCCGGTTGGCCATGGGTTCTGTCGTTCTTGATGGTGGACGTCGTGGTGTCTTGATGGTGGCCGTGACGGTGCCGGGCGTGACGTTTGGCTTCATGGTCGGCGGGATGCTTTTCGAATTGTTTGCGTGACCGTGATGCTTGGCGGGACGTTGAACGGAGTGAAGATCTTTCCGGTCTGCGTGAACCATCATGAAGGGCTCTGCGCCGGGCAGTCCGATGGCGTTAAGACAACCGGACGTGAACAGGGCGGGAAGCATTGAGCTCACGGAGACCCGACCACCAAAACCGGAACCCCCTTCACCGGCCGAAGGCCTTCCTCCCAACCACACACTCACCGGACCAACCCACACACATGAGCGGCACCCCACCGGGGCGAAGCCCCTACCACCACCCGTGAGAGTGACACCAACAACCATGAGCCAGGTGGCAACCAACCGCCGGCCGCAGGCCTCATCGACCAAGTACCTCTACGCGGGGTGATGGAAGGGTGCCGACGCAGTTGATGACACGCAGTGGCAGCAACGGGACCACCCGTCCGAAGGACATTGAAGGCCCGCTGCAGGCGTGACCGGAGGTGGGGATGAGGGAGTCCGGGTGCAACGGAGTCAGGGATTTCAGCAGGATTGGGAAGGTCAGATCCATCAAGGGACCGCACACAAGCCGAATAGAAGCCATGGCCGTGGCCGGACAGGAAGGAATGAGGGCAGGGTGCAGTTCCGTAGACGCACACAAACCGAATGACTTACTCCATCTCCAGAGTAGGGAAGCCGTTGCGGGGTTCGCTGGCCGAACATCGGGGATTTCCGCCCGGCACCACGTTTTAAACCAGTCTCACCGCCCGCAAATCCCGGGAGTACGAACGAAATCCCGCAATGGGGCAAAACTACGCATGTCCCCTGGCATGGACCAGAGAATCTTCAGGCTCGCTCGCGCCGGCGGCATCGACACAAACCCCACAACCTTCACGCAGAGGGCCGGAACCTTCGCCTCCGCGGCGACGAACGCCGGATCCGCAACGCTGCTCACCCGCCGCGAGAAGACCGGGCTCCATGGCTACCTGATCCTTCCGGCCCGCGCCGTCAACTCCAACGCCGCACTTCACCTCGCGCAGACCGTCGGTGCACGCGCTGAAGAGGTCGAACTGCCTGCCGATCTGGGCGACACCCCGGCCATCGGAGAGCTCAGCTACCACCACTCCCCGGCGCTGCGCGAAACACAGAACGGCATCGACCCCACCGAGCTTCCCCGGCTGCTGGCCACTGCCATGCCCGAGGGCACCTGGATCGCTGTCACGATGCGCAAGCCCACCAACAAGGAACGCCGCCGCCACTCCCTTTGGCTCGCACACCGGATGGGCACTGCGGTGCCGACCCACCACTCAACATCGCCGAACGCCATCATCATTACGATCACCGCGGGCGGGGAATCCAAAGATGTCGTCAGTTCGCTGCTCTCCCAGGTGACCGCAGGGCTTCCCGGCTTCGACCTTGACTCGGTGGTCCGCACTCCCCACCGCTTCCACAGTGCAGCCCTCGGGCTTCCGGCCGGCGCCGTCCTGGGCGGCGGAGCATCCATCGGCGGGCCCATGCTTCCCGATGGACTGGCCGAAATGATCGACGGTTCGCTGCCGGGCATCCTTGCTGTCGGCGGCGTCATGGCAGCCACCGGTGTCGCCGCACTGGCAGGACTCATCAAGTCACCGGAGCGCCGGCTCCGCGATGCACTCTCAGCTGCAGTCTTCCCCGCACCTCCCGCACTGCACCGCCGGCCGAAGCCGCCGCGCAAGGAAGCCGTCATCAAGGGCCACACGAAGGTCGGCGGCGAGAAGGTCCCGTTCGAGAAGCATGTCTCCGCCTCCGACGGTGATTACCCGCTGACGCCGAAGACATTCATGGTCGGGCCCAACGTGGTTGTCGGCATGGTTTCCCCTCACGCCGGCGCCGTCTCCGGTGTCGCCGCAACCAAAGCGCGCTCCACTCCTCCGGCCATGCTCGCCAACATCGGGCCGATGCTCGGCACCAACGATGACGGATCTGCCCACCTGTCCGCGGCCGCGATGCTCTTCGGTGTCGCCATCGTCGGCAAACCCGGCTCCGGCAAGTCCCTGTCGGTGCGCGCACTCTTCGGCTGGCATTGCCTGGAACGCGTCCGCCCTTCCGGCCGCCCCGGCTACCCTGGCCGGAACAACACGCTCATCGCTTTCGAGTCCAAGGGCGACGGCGTGGCCAAGTATGTGCAGTGGGCCCACGCCATGGGCGACAAGACCCTGGTCATCGACGCCGCCGATCCTGCCACCCCTGCCATCGACATTTTCTCCGTACCCGGGGACATCACCTCCAAAGCACACTTCTTCACCAACGCCATGCGTTACGCCTTCGGCGAGCAGTCCATCGGTGAACGCTCCTACGAAACGCTCGTCTCCGTCCTCACCGGCGGAATTGCAGTAACCGACGAGGTACTGGAGTTCATGGATGACCGCGACGAACGACTGATCCCGTCCGGTCAGTCACCGATCTTCTACGCCCACCTGCTCCTGGGCGGGGTCACCGACCGCCTTGGCGTGGACCTGTGGAACGGCATCAACGGCCTGGCCAAGCAGCAGCGTGAACGTGACACTCCCAACGCCGAACTCGACCTGGCAGTCGCCGAGCTCGCCAAGCTGTACGACGGCAAGACGGAGTCTGCCCGCGGCAGGCTCCAGGAGGCACCCCGCAACAAGATCAGCCAGCTGCTGGCACTGGAATCCTGGTGGTCCCCGGCCCGCCGGAAGGTAACCTGGGCGCAGATCCTGGAAGGCCACCGCTCGGTCGTCATCAACACCGGTTCCTCCACCACGGGCGTGCTCCTGGAGGATTCCCAGACACAGCAGCTGTCCTCGATGCTGATGTTCTCGCTGCAGAACGCACTCAAGCGCCACTGCTCCGGCTGGCTGGAACAGGGCCGGTCCGTGTCCATCTTTGCCGACGAGCTTTCCCTCCTGGCCGGCACGAGCCCCGAGATCATCGGATGGATCCGCGACCAGGGCCGCTCCTACGGCATCCGTGCCATCCTGGCCACCCAGCGGCCGGAGCAGCTCGGCGCCGCCCTGCGCAACAACTTCCTCACGTACTCGACCCTGATCTCCTTCGCCCAGACCGACGTCACCACCGCGACCGAGGTTGCCGCGAACGTTGGCAGCAACGGCGAATGGTCCACCGAGGACATCCAGCACCTGGAGCCCTACCATGTCGTCGTCCGTTCCGAGGTCGACCAGCGCAGGCAGTCCGCCTTCATCGTGAAGCTGCCCAACTTCGAAGCCGACATGGACAGCTACGCCGCCGCCCAGGGTTACGGCCAGGCCAACGGGGCACAGCTGTGGTAGCCGGAGCCGCGCGGGAGCGCCGTGAGATCGCCGGCTTCGAACCTGAAGGCTGGCTCATCCCCTCCTCCCGCACGGAGGAAGACGACGCCCTGTCCATGTTCAACCGCACCGACCCGTACTGGGACCGGCTCTGGGCTCCGGGCTCCCAGGCCGTGTGGACATCGCGGCACAGCGGACCCGACGACGAACCGCTCGTTTCCTTCGGCACCCGCGAGAACAAACGCCTGCTCATGAGCCGGGACGAAGCCATGGACATCCTCGTTTCCAACCGCGGCCGCGCCGAACGCCTCGCTGCCTGGGGTGTGCTCGATTCGTGGCGGACCGTCTCGGCCGAGCAGCTGGCGGTGCTCACCGGATCCACGTTCTTCCTGGACCCGAACTACTCCCAGATCGTTGCCTCCTTCGCTGCCGAGCTGCTCGACGTCGGGTCCTTCGCGCTGCGCAACGGCACCCTTCCCGGCCGCGGCCAGACAGCCCTGTACCGTCCGCGCACCGGGGACGCGTTCGAGAAGGAGCTGAAGAAGACCCTCACCTACCCCGAATGGGTTTCGGTCACCGGCGGCTACGCCTGGTCCTCGGGCGGACAGTTCGACCGGCACAACCTGCTGGCCACCGAGCTGGCGATCCGCGCCGCCGAATACCTGCCCGGTGTCGGAACCGTCATGGGCGAAAAGTTCTCCTCCATCGAGCTGCTGGCCGGCCTCAGTGCCCAGGAGCGAAAGATCAACAAGGACCGCCTGGAGAAAGCCAAGGCGAAGGGCCCTGAAGCATACGAGGCCGAACTCGAGCGTCAGCGCCCGGGACGGCTCGACAACCGCCGAGGAGACGGGACCATTGTGCGCAGCGACGGACTGCGGATCGTGTACGAGGTTACGGCCACATCCTCGGCATCCTTTGAGTCCAAGGTCCGCCGCTGGGCCCAGACCATCGACAAGCGGCCGCTGGAAACCTCCGGTCTCGCCGTCGTCTTCATCGCCGCACCACACCCGGACCGCGACCGGCATGCAAGTGCGGATCCGATCCACAACATCTACAAGGTGATCGCCAAGGTCCTCAAGGAGTTCCCCGGTACGGGAGCCGATTCCCCGGCAGCCAGGATCGGCGTCGCCCACTGGCAGGACTGGTTCCCGGCCCGCGGCCAGATCAGTGACGGGTTCCTCGATCTGCAGGCGGACTTCGCTCTGGGCCCGGCGTCGGCGCGCTGGGTGCCCCGGCGCATGATGAGCACGGACGACTACGCGTTCAAGCCCTTCACGGACACATTCGATCCGACGGCACTGATCGACAACGCGCGCCTGCTCGCGGCCACTCCGCACTGGCTGCGCACGGGCGACCACACGGATCTGATCGGCACACCGCTGGCCCGGGCGAAGAAAACCAAAGCAGACATTCCCAAGCCGTACCCGG is from Arthrobacter sp. zg-Y1110 and encodes:
- a CDS encoding type II toxin-antitoxin system antitoxin SocA domain-containing protein; the protein is MPFPSILIANNILQLAFRDDRHVCPPKLNRILWFTACEYAKTGRGPLLPEQFEPWSRGPVARSVHGKFGVFGAAPINVYGKDAAGKAHVVDLSRNSELSAVISEVWEKTSVYTPNVLSDVATWPGSAWWNATANKDRYITADALAADTSYVKMLDLPASR
- a CDS encoding type IV secretory system conjugative DNA transfer family protein; translated protein: MDQRIFRLARAGGIDTNPTTFTQRAGTFASAATNAGSATLLTRREKTGLHGYLILPARAVNSNAALHLAQTVGARAEEVELPADLGDTPAIGELSYHHSPALRETQNGIDPTELPRLLATAMPEGTWIAVTMRKPTNKERRRHSLWLAHRMGTAVPTHHSTSPNAIIITITAGGESKDVVSSLLSQVTAGLPGFDLDSVVRTPHRFHSAALGLPAGAVLGGGASIGGPMLPDGLAEMIDGSLPGILAVGGVMAATGVAALAGLIKSPERRLRDALSAAVFPAPPALHRRPKPPRKEAVIKGHTKVGGEKVPFEKHVSASDGDYPLTPKTFMVGPNVVVGMVSPHAGAVSGVAATKARSTPPAMLANIGPMLGTNDDGSAHLSAAAMLFGVAIVGKPGSGKSLSVRALFGWHCLERVRPSGRPGYPGRNNTLIAFESKGDGVAKYVQWAHAMGDKTLVIDAADPATPAIDIFSVPGDITSKAHFFTNAMRYAFGEQSIGERSYETLVSVLTGGIAVTDEVLEFMDDRDERLIPSGQSPIFYAHLLLGGVTDRLGVDLWNGINGLAKQQRERDTPNAELDLAVAELAKLYDGKTESARGRLQEAPRNKISQLLALESWWSPARRKVTWAQILEGHRSVVINTGSSTTGVLLEDSQTQQLSSMLMFSLQNALKRHCSGWLEQGRSVSIFADELSLLAGTSPEIIGWIRDQGRSYGIRAILATQRPEQLGAALRNNFLTYSTLISFAQTDVTTATEVAANVGSNGEWSTEDIQHLEPYHVVVRSEVDQRRQSAFIVKLPNFEADMDSYAAAQGYGQANGAQLW